The following coding sequences lie in one Phycicoccus duodecadis genomic window:
- a CDS encoding sensor histidine kinase → MTGSIHWPTAVLVAGTMLLLWLGVTLLRRSRRSGFISETDRATYATLHTASLASRHLGEGLSPESAERAGRHLLSILGASAVSIAGPGSVLSWTGTGEHHRAQAVALGGRTLETGRTVAHPYEVVACEDPECTLRGAVTAPLVTDDLVVGTLTAWTQEPSPGLTRATEEVASWVSSQLALAELARTRNRVMEAELRALRAQISPHFIYNSLAAIASFVRTDPDRARELLLDFADFTRYALRTGGTFTTLAEELRNVERYLVLEQARFGDRLRVSLLVAPEVLTVTLPYLAVQPLVENAVRHGLASKEGVGHVTITAGDEGSHAEIAIEDDGVGTDPERVRAILDGAHAHDSMGLGNVDARLRQVYGDECGLVVETAPGAGTRVSFRVPKFAPGVHAQH, encoded by the coding sequence ATGACCGGCAGCATCCACTGGCCCACGGCCGTCCTGGTCGCCGGCACCATGCTGCTGCTCTGGCTCGGCGTCACCCTGCTGCGGCGCAGCCGCCGGAGCGGCTTCATCTCCGAGACCGACCGCGCCACGTACGCCACCCTGCACACCGCCTCGCTCGCCTCGCGCCATCTCGGGGAGGGCCTCAGCCCCGAGTCGGCCGAGCGCGCCGGCCGCCACCTGCTCTCGATCCTCGGCGCAAGCGCGGTCTCGATCGCCGGCCCCGGGAGCGTCCTGTCGTGGACCGGCACCGGCGAGCACCACCGCGCGCAGGCGGTGGCCCTCGGCGGCCGGACCCTCGAGACCGGCCGCACCGTGGCGCATCCGTACGAGGTGGTGGCCTGCGAGGACCCCGAGTGCACCCTGCGGGGGGCGGTCACGGCGCCACTGGTCACCGACGACCTCGTGGTCGGCACGCTCACGGCCTGGACCCAGGAGCCCAGCCCGGGGCTCACCCGCGCCACCGAGGAGGTCGCGTCCTGGGTCAGCAGCCAGCTGGCCCTGGCCGAGCTCGCGCGCACCCGCAACCGCGTGATGGAGGCCGAGCTGCGGGCGCTGCGGGCCCAGATCAGCCCGCACTTCATCTACAACAGCCTGGCGGCCATCGCCTCGTTCGTGCGCACCGACCCGGACCGCGCCCGCGAGCTGCTGCTCGACTTCGCCGACTTCACGCGCTACGCCCTGCGCACGGGGGGCACCTTCACCACCCTCGCCGAGGAGCTGCGCAACGTCGAGCGCTACCTGGTCCTGGAGCAGGCCCGCTTCGGCGACCGGCTGCGGGTCTCGCTGCTGGTCGCGCCGGAGGTGCTGACCGTCACGCTGCCGTACCTGGCGGTGCAGCCCCTGGTCGAGAACGCCGTGCGGCACGGGCTGGCCAGCAAGGAGGGCGTAGGGCACGTGACCATCACCGCCGGCGACGAGGGCTCCCACGCCGAGATCGCCATCGAGGACGACGGGGTCGGCACCGACCCCGAGCGGGTGCGCGCCATCCTCGACGGGGCCCACGCCCACGACTCGATGGGGCTGGGGAACGTCGACGCGCGGCTCCGGCAGGTCTACGGCGACGAGTGCGGCCTGGTCGTCGAGACGGCCCCCGGCGCGGGCACCCGGGTGAGCTTCCGCGTGCCCAAGTTCGCACCCGGCGTGCACGCCCAGCACTGA